The nucleotide window gtgtgtgtgtgtgtgtgtgcaggtgcgcCCGCTTCCCCCGGGTGTGGTGTCAGGGGCGGAGCTGCTGGGTCGCGGGCGGGCGCCCATCCAGCTTTCGTGGACCACCGAGGACAGGCTGGCTGGGCCACTGAGCAAACTCCACAATGTCTCTGcgcctgtttcctcacctgtgggGCAGGAGCTGTGGCTGGGCCCCATCCACCCCCTGGCGGGTGGGCTCCAGCAGCCAGGTGTGCGCGCCCTGCCCCCCAGCGTGTCTGGCCTCGCCGGGCGTACCCCCAGCCACCACAGGCCCAGGCTCAGCGCCTCGTGGGCGTCCCTCCCCCTCAGCCCGGCCAGGCCCCTGCGGCCCCCGACACCCTGCACCTGTACCCGTGCACTCCGGCTGGAGACCCACACCTTTGGGCCCTGCCCATACCACGGCACATTCTAGACGAGCGAGGGGAGGCATGCTGACTTTATTTTGCAACACGACAGCAAGCATGGGCCGTGGCGGGGAGGTCAGGTTTCCTGCTGGCGTGATGGGTTTGGAGGGGTGCCGCGCTCTTGCTGATGCCACCGGgacaccgccccccgcccctcccccgccaccaaCCCAAGGGCACCAGCTGGGAAGGACTGGCGAGGGGGGCTTGTCCTCACCACCAGATAGCAGGACGGGAGCAGGGGGTGAGGGACATTTCTGGGAGCCCTGCCCTGGCTTTCCAGCCCTAAAAGAAGATCTGCGGGCCTCTGGAAGTTAAGCAGGGCCTGACCGGGCCCGAGATGTCCTGCAGGGAGACGGGGGGCTTCTGGTAACTAGTATCTAGGGTCCCAAGGTTGTCACGTTGCAAGGGTCTCCAAACACAAACTGGACAATCCAGACACTCTCGGGGGGATGGGCTTCCTCACAGGAATCCTGACCAGGGGTCGGAGCGGGCAGCGGGGGGTAGGGCCCTGGGACTCCGGGTCAGGCTCTCGCACTAGATGATGCCGTACTGGGCCAGTTCGTGCAGCTCCAGGTGGTTGAAGGCCTCCCACGGGCAGATGACCGTAATATCTGCAGGAGAAGGGACAGTGGGACCAGGAGGGTCATGGCCCCAGGGGCCATCATCCCCTCAGGGGGTGAGAGAAGTCCTGGGTGCAGAGCCCTCCCCACTGGGGCACACCAGCCGGAGCGGGCCGGGTGGAAGACAGTGGGTGCAGTAGGCCAGGTGGAGAGAGGGACGGCAAGAGCTCCCCATGCCTTTCCAGCCCCTCCAAGTCCACAGTGAACCCACCGAACAGGAGGTCTAAAGCTCGATATTGGGGCAGAGAATGAAGGACGGGCTTGGGGCGGTGCCCTAGATAAGCTTCTGCCAGAGGAAGGGTGGGACGGCAGGCAAGCCCacaggtgggggagtgggggggaccTGGGAAGACCCTCGAGGACATCATACCTGTTCCCAGGCCTTCCATTCCAGGGATGTCATCCCCAAACCTATAGGACAGAGTGGTCAGGGCCAGCGGCCAGGAAAAGAGgagtgggggtgtgtgggggggtgctcATGCACTTGACCGCAGACTCCTGAGTTGCCCAGCATGCCCtggctgtgagtgtgtgtgcagggaCACACGTCGGTGGTTGGCCTGTGGCTGAATCCCTAGGTGGCAGTGAGCACAGTCTCCAGACCCATTTGGCAGTAACAGGTAGAGGGGGACAGGAGCCCCGGAGCCCTCCCGCACCCCCATGCTGAGGGGGACCCTCAGGCCCTCCAGAACCACCCCCACCCTATTAGGACGATGGGACCACCCTCAGCCAGGACAGGACAGCTGAGCAGCCACTCAAAGTGtagccctgcctccttcctgtgTAGCCTGGGGCTGGGCCCCTCCCCAAGCCTTACTTACCCTTGGACGCCTTTCTTGGGGGGTTTGCTCTTGAACTGCCTGGTTTGCCGCTGCTTAAATTTGGGGGGCCCTTTCCTGGGAGTGACAGGCCCCCCAATCACCCTGGTGGCCGACCGGATCTCGGCCTTGGGTGGCTCCAGGTTCATGGCCAGGATGGCGGAGACCTCTGGCTTCTAGACTTCCTCACgctgtgggctgggggcacaCCAGGCTGGTAGGGGGAGGGGATCCCAGTCAGCCCCCTTGCAGGTCTCAACCCAGAAGAACAGAGGAAATCCTGAAACACGAGATCCTGGGCATGACCCTGACAACAGCCCCCTCTCATCTCCAGGTGGGGCTCCAGCTGGGGT belongs to Acinonyx jubatus isolate Ajub_Pintada_27869175 chromosome E1, VMU_Ajub_asm_v1.0, whole genome shotgun sequence and includes:
- the PDE6G gene encoding retinal rod rhodopsin-sensitive cGMP 3',5'-cyclic phosphodiesterase subunit gamma, translating into MNLEPPKAEIRSATRVIGGPVTPRKGPPKFKQRQTRQFKSKPPKKGVQGFGDDIPGMEGLGTDITVICPWEAFNHLELHELAQYGII